A region from the Achromobacter seleniivolatilans genome encodes:
- a CDS encoding branched-chain amino acid aminotransferase: MDALFWHEGHWTTENPKLLGPADHAFWMASMVFDGARAFRGLTPDLDLHCQRVVRSAEKMLMKPQISWEAIQKLCLEAVAKFPAGTELYIKPMFFCADGFLLPDADKTLFVLHVFKVPMPGEQGFSACFSSFARSWPNMAPTDAKASCLYPNGQRAIREAAEKGFDNAIMLDGAGNIAEFATSNLWIAKNGVVSTPVDNGTFLNGITRRRVLALLKADGVEVQERSLTRADIEDADEVFSSGNYGKVVHVNRVEDRALEYGPIARRAHKLYMDYAESTGRK, encoded by the coding sequence ATGGACGCCCTGTTTTGGCATGAAGGTCACTGGACCACCGAAAACCCCAAGTTGCTCGGCCCGGCCGACCATGCCTTCTGGATGGCCAGCATGGTCTTTGACGGCGCGCGCGCTTTCCGCGGCCTGACGCCTGACCTGGATCTGCACTGCCAGCGCGTTGTGCGCTCGGCTGAAAAAATGCTGATGAAGCCCCAGATCAGCTGGGAAGCCATCCAGAAGCTGTGCCTGGAAGCCGTAGCCAAGTTCCCGGCAGGCACCGAGCTCTACATCAAGCCCATGTTCTTCTGCGCCGACGGTTTCCTGCTGCCCGACGCCGACAAGACCCTGTTCGTGCTGCACGTGTTCAAGGTTCCAATGCCGGGCGAACAAGGCTTCTCCGCCTGCTTCTCCAGCTTCGCCCGCTCGTGGCCGAACATGGCGCCGACCGACGCCAAGGCGTCCTGCCTGTATCCCAACGGCCAGCGCGCCATCCGCGAAGCCGCTGAAAAGGGTTTCGACAACGCCATCATGCTGGACGGCGCGGGCAACATCGCAGAGTTCGCCACCAGCAACTTGTGGATCGCCAAAAACGGCGTCGTCTCCACACCGGTCGACAACGGCACCTTCCTGAACGGCATCACACGCCGCCGCGTGCTGGCCTTGTTGAAGGCTGATGGCGTGGAAGTGCAAGAACGCAGCCTGACGCGCGCTGACATCGAAGATGCCGACGAGGTGTTCTCGTCCGGCAACTACGGCAAGGTGGTCCACGTGAACCGCGTGGAAGACCGCGCCCTGGAATACGGCCCCATCGCCCGCCGCGCGCACAAGCTGTACATGGACTACGCGGAAAGCACCGGCCGCAAGTAA